In Festucalex cinctus isolate MCC-2025b chromosome 1, RoL_Fcin_1.0, whole genome shotgun sequence, the sequence AGCCAATAAAAGTAAGCAGGACGAGTTGCGATAATACCGCCGCAGGGCGCAcagtagttttttatttttgtttttttttttattttaagaaggggaaaaataataataataataataataataataacaataatagttataaaaaataatccatacatccatccattttcttaaccgcttacactTTTATCGTCTTTACTCAGACTTACTAAATTGTATCAAAATTAGGCGATCAATAGGCCGCCCTGTTGTTAATATTCCCAATGTGTTGCTTTTGAATCTTCATCCAGAATCACGGCTGCGTGGATCGCATTGTGAACGTTTATGACGCGCGCATTTCTTTCTTGTACTTGCATGACAAAACCCTATATCTACGCAGCAAAGATGCaccagactgttttttttttttttttttttttttttttttttttttatccttattgtcttgtgtcaatatagttttatttagccTTTAATGGCAATTGCGCGGCGGGCGGGTGAAGTTACGATACACGCATATTGTTGTGCGGCGCGATGATGTAATGCGTGCAGGATGTGTCCACATTTGTTGTCACTAATGTGATTTGTTGCATGAGGCTTTTTCAAGATAGGTGATCAATGGGAGATGACGGCAGTTTAAGATCTTTATTTGCGTGCAGCTTTCCGCCCCGCTGCGTGCTGTGACGTAGGAGCAAGTCTGCAAAACATTATAATGTGACCCAACATCCATCATACGTGGCGTTTGAGGAATAGAAATGCACCACAAAGCCGATTGTGTCGCTGTTTTCCCATGTCTCCTGAATGTGCGGATTGCGTACGGTAGGTCCAGACTTGACGTGGCGGTGCGTAAAGTTTCacgttcagtttgttttctataaatcccacctttggcgcagaaatgttcgtacgtagcgttttggcctcattttgatcgtacgcaagctttataaatgaggcccctgaTGATCTACAGTACACTTATAACGGTGCAGTGGTCGGGAATCACTACACGAGAGTTATAATGAGCTTAAAGCAACACAAGAcatattaatcattttccagtattggatcaGGCATTatggacaaagaataaaagtgcaaatatatttgCCATGTTATTCCCTGAATTTGAGTTTCAACCAATTAAGTGTCCGAATTCGATCGTACGGTGTGGGATGCCAtgatcctggtcacgtgatcgtgatgacgtatcctgTGCGTAACTGGAAGCCGTcttgttcatttcaatgggaactTGCTGAAGTAATGAGCGAGAATAAGACGTCTTGGTTCCCAAATATtgttcagagtaaagtcctgaacacgtccggtttcatgtcattccgtgttgGGGGTTGGCCGCTCTTAATGTGCGCTAAAGctgtgcttagcacacgacatagacaaagcttagcctagcagagcagccggatgtttaccgtccacttggACTCGCCGACAGCTGGATGTCccagttttatccggctttcggttggaaacaaatctttggcgtgtcctctgtggctgtactgcttttgaagacgtgcttctttgttgtaaggcgaaattccacctttgatgtccaccGTGGGACGTGATAATTCCTTGTGAgtctctttgttgtcattcattcaatgtgtattttatgcacatgatacgtcacgatgaccaCGTGATTGTACGAAATGCCCAATACAGTACttgatgcaaaaatattcataaaaattgctataaaatcataattgctcaacagaaaaaaaaattcatggaagagttgaaattaaccatttcacagaatagctggttagtttttcataagttttgtgttcctttaaaatcGGTGCTCTATTTGACATTTCTCGCTCTCCTCGTAGGTAAAACTGGAGTTAATCCGGCAGGCGGAATCTTTTGAACAAGTCAGGGAGATCCTAGAGGAGGGAATCAGTGAAGACGATTCCTCGCCTGCAGATGTCTACTGAGCCTGCTATTGCAGACATAAAGCACTGACCAAGCTAAAAGATGGACCAATGACGCTGAAAGAAGAacagcaatgcggaccaaacgtTGTTTTGAAGTGACCAAGGGAAGGACAATTGCTGTTGTTCGCACATCATTTACTAACTATTGTGAAAACAGTCTCACACTAATCCATGTTATCACAAGAGGGGGAACGCTGTTTGGGGTTTATCATACATTTTACATGcttatattttaataattactGTATAATGCAGAATGTTAATCCAAACAATAACTAATTTTCAAATACAACCTCAAAGCTTTATCTCCACCTTACTGCGTTCTCGTTGAACTCTGAAGTGGTCAGCCTCCAGGCAGCTCAGCAGTGCGAGAAAACTAATGGAAAGCCGGAACTTTGTGAATGGTGCATAAACCAGCAGACGTTACTAACTCATTATTTAAAGAGCCAAAGCCTATATTTTGAATTTCTACTACACAACTACATATCCACATCCAATGATGGCTTTCCATTTATTTGTGAAATggataaagtaaaaaataaataaaaatgcatgtacGTTAAAGAGTGTTAAAAGCAATGTGCACCTTGATTTTGTACATAAACATTTTGTAACCATACATCCATCATCTTTGGAAAGAGAACGGAATGCATTAACGGTTAATGAAGTGATGCAATTTCTCAAGTGTCTGTAAGTAATGTGTGTTACTAAAATATTCATAATTTGTGTCATTACTATTGTTAACTTTTCTCCTTTCAACCAAAACAATGTCCTTATTTCCGGCAAATGATTGTCTTAGTTCTTATGCTTACCTTgaatatttaactttttttgtgtgtgtttgtgcagaaTACATTTGGTCAAGTCACATGACACATGGAGACATAATATGCAATAAGAACCGTGTGATATATATTTGTCAAAAATACTATTTGAAGAAATGTCTTCAAATGTCAATTTCAATATTACAGTGAAATATAATACATAATGACTACATTATTAGGGAGCAGCAATAAACTTTACTTGTGAACTTTTATGAACTTATATGGTGTTCCTTGTCAGTTTCCTTGTCCATGTCAATAACTCATTCAAACattcaaaacattaaaaatacacaaaaactaaacacagcTATCCAACATTCTTTAAATATCTTTATTCTTTAAGAATAGAACACTATAATTATTAACTTTAGCCTATTATAATTTAAGTAcgtacacagaaaaaaaaatattttgcagctTGGTGTATTTTCAGATGGCTTAGATCACGTCAAGTCACATGACGTGATCACATGGCGCTCTTTCTCTCTTGTGGGGAGCGCTCAGCCTCTTTTGTCCGCTCTTTCTCGCTCTGTGTCTGCTCAGCGTCGGTGCACTTTGTCTTTAGACTTTCGCTGCATCAGCAAACAAAAGATCATCAGTTGAAAATAACGACAAACCGAGCTCTAGTCGTTTTTGCAGTGCTTGTCAAAATCAGCATTTTGTCATGCGAGAACATTTACATTAGTCTCGTTTGAgagtaatgtaaaaataaataaatacaaattagggATGGGAAGTAGCTGGTAGTAGCTTTCTTGATCAgttgtgtttggggggggttaacttcatttttcaaactcaaTGTTCTGACTTCCTGTTACAATGAGGGTTTGTCCACTGTACATGACAATGAATAAGCACGTTTGCCGGTTTCAACCTAGTACTGTGGTGCTCTCCAATTGACCTCAATTGTTTCAACACGATTAATAAGCAATCAGTTGCACTTGGTTGACTTTGACGGTTGAATGATGAATTTATCAACTAATCAATTATTATGCCCATCTCTAATAAACAAGATGCTATTGtcattttctgaagctgcacatTTATATTCAGGCCTCAATGCTGTACTGAATCCTCACAGGCAGATTTTGAGCGTATCAtttttttctggttgaaaaATTTGGCATTCGCAGTGCTTATGAGGAATATCATAACAGTTCCACAGAGCCTGATGCACTCACACATCAACCTAGATGAAAAGTTATGGTCTCTTCAAAGTCCTCATTAATTTATATTGATGGCAAATTTCATAGACACAAAACAAACCCTTCAGTCAAAAATGAGGTCAAGATGACGAACGTTATTTAAGTGCCATACATGTTATAGTAGCACAGTTAATGTTTTGTAATGGCAGAAAATCCTTTAACAGAGCTGAGAAACATTTTCACAGTAGCAGTACAAAACGACTTTGTTGAATAGTTACATCATTTTAATACCATCTTGGCTTAACACAATTTGGTTTATTGCTCAATTATGCAGTCAATGCAGCAAGCATCgattaaatgcattttattacaAGCAATAACCTAAAAGTTAatgatgttttaatattgcaattaaaaaaaaagtgccagctGCACTGTACTATACAGAAAGCATAGCAGAAATACCGACTTCAACTCTTAACACTAACATGAAACTTCATGTTAGACTTTCAAGACATGCATAAGGCTAAAAATTCTTAAACCTCAAGTCAGCAATACCTTGTCTTGTTACAGGGGTTTGGCGGAGGGGGGCTGGTTTAGGCTGGATTGTAAGAGGGCaacagttaataataataatttttaaaaaagcatccaggaggaaaattatttttcatcataGGAAGTATTTGAACGTGTTAAAGAAGTAACGAGAAAGAGGTTACGGGTTTTTAATACATTAACATTAATTGGGtggtgagtattttttttttcgcattctattgaaactatttacaaataaggaaaaaaaatcagcaattgTTACCGGAATTTACCAAATGCTAAAAACGAATTACTTTTATTCCCTTTCTTGTGGAAAATGTAGCAAATActgtaaagaaaagaaaatctacATAATTTATAAACCTACCCTCCAGATACGTGCGAGCCACAAACTTGAGGATCTCATCAATTAGTATGACTGGGAAGGAAAGCTTCAATACCACAATCCACTGGTCCACAGTCAAGTGAGTGAGCTTGAAGATCATCTACAGAAGGCAGAAACAGCTTTTTCAATACCTGTTTGTAAACCAGAATCACTAATGGTAGTGGTTATTCACACACAACTATGTATTTCACTTTTCACAATACACTGGAGTACCGTCATGATCTCTGCAGCTGGCCTGATGGCAAgtcaaactaaactaaagacTATTTACGTGATGGAAGTGAGATCATGGAGGTGGGAGGTGAAGTGTGTTCCTATTAAGAGTAGATAGATGAGAAGGGTAGTAGAACAGGAGGTCAGACTCACGGGCAGAGGGTCCACGTAGATAATCATGAAGTGAAGGGACATTGAAAGGGTCATGGCAGCCACCAACCAGATGTTGCTCCAAGGGGGCATGCGCATCAGGGACTGGTTCTCAGACAAGCTAGGGGCAGAAAGATGTTGGATTtgaggtttctttttttaagtaacaAAGATTTAGAATTGATTGATGTCCATTTTTATTAAAGGGTTTATAATTGCCAATGGGTGCCACAAGTTGGCTAATAACGAAGGATACTATGTTCCCTGAAAGTATTTAACTCGCAAATATGTGGGAGAACACTGTGCTGTATCCCACCCATATAGTCATTTTGATTTCATTAGTCCCACCTGTTTAGAGCATTGCACATCTCAATAGTGACCAGCACGGATAGAGCCATGGTCATTGGCGGAGACGCTTCAAACACATGACAGTGGATCCCAGCAAAGTCCTCATTGTCATCACTGCACTGCATGAAGTGTGACtaaaaacaaggaaaacaacAATTCATAATCTTTATTTGGTCGATTCCTAGATGTCTGTGCCAAAGGATTTGGTAGAACTGGGATCAATTTCTCCCCTGTCACCAAATACTAACCAGTTGATGGAAGGAGACCAATGGGCCATCTTCGCTATACAGGAACCACCAGGCAGCTGCGGCAACAGTTGCAGCACCGACATAACCTGAAAAACATTTGAGATATTGAAGTCCATGTGGCGAGCAAACtcctttgggacacttggacATAGTCACAAGTTTGAGGATCGAACCAACAACCTATAGGTTGTGAGACAACCAGTCTATCACCTGAACCATAACGCCCCAAGTCTAGTTAGCCTGTCATGTATATGAGATTTTGGATTTTGAATCAAGTTCTTCACTTGAAGTTATTTCAATTTGAGCTGAGCTCATTATTAGAACACAGATGACTTTAAAGGTCAATTTAGTCCCACAAACAAGTGAAGGATGCTTGACGGGAGACACTGTGGTCATCTATAATTAGATTTCATGTGGTACTATATCACAGAAATGTATTTATCCAAAGGAAATACGTGGCGCAATTTTGTACCTCCGATTGCCAGATATCTGAAGAATAGCCAACCAGAGATTAGGGGCTCTTTGGGCGATCGAGGGGCTTTGCCCATGATGTCCAGGTCTGGAGGGTTGAAGCCCAAAGCAGTAGCAGGAAGCCCGTCAGTCACAAGGTTGACCCAGAGCAACTGAACTGGAATCAGAGCCTCAGGCAGGCCCAAGGCTGCTGTCAGAAAGATACTGAAGAAATATGGGAAAGAGTTTTAGTATTGTCTACCTGGTCAAAGTATGAATGCTTGTTAAATTCTGCTACACAGCTTCATTCTGAAGGGTCTTGTGTTAGCTTACTGCTTCAGTTTAACTCAAGATAAGGGAGAATTTGAGTATCTGTTATCTTCTGTTACTTTGCTGTTGATTTTAAACTCATTATCCTGGAGTGATTTCAGTCAACCCTGTAATCTCCAAAACAAAGTGCTTATGGATGACCATCATCAAGTACTTACCAGACAACCTCGCCAACATTGGAAGAAATGAGGTAGCGGATGAATTGCTTCATGTTGTTGTAAATAGCTCTGCCTTCCTCGACAGCAGATACGATGGAAGAAAAGTTGTCATCAGCCAGGACCATCTCAGAGGCTGACTTGGCAACTGCAGTGCCAGAGCCCATGGCGATGCCAATCTCCGCCTTCTTCAAGGCAGGGGCATCGTTCACTCCATCACCGGTCTGTGTTCATTATGGAAGGAGCAAAGATGGAGCGAATCTTAATGGGAGATTGCCTCCATGGACCAAATGGGATGCTTATTCCGTCTCAAGTTCAGGCAATGCCCGTCTCCTCACCATGGCAGTGATCTCATCAAAGCCTTGGAGGAACTCAACAATTTTCGATTTGTGGGATGGTTCCACCCTGGCAAAGCAACAAGCCTTACGGACTGCGTTCTTCTGGTCATAAGAAGACAGGTCATCAAACTCACGACCGGTGAAGGCCTTGCCGGTGACGTCCTCATCTTCTGAGAAGATGCCAATGCGGCGACAGATTGCCACTGCCGTGCCCTTGTTGTCACCTGGGGTGACAACAACAGAATCATAGAccatggttttgtttgtttttgttttttgtttttgttccagtGCTTGAGTTAAGGGCGAGCCTGTGGACCACTGACCGGTGATCATAATGACACGAATGCCAGCAGCTTTGCACAGCTCGATGGAGCTCATAACTTCCTTACGTGGAGGATCAAGCATACCAACACAGCCCACAAATGTCAAGTCAGTCTGATGACAAAAAGAAAGTTTTAGTGACTTCTTGAGGTGCTTACTTTTAATATTGATCAGCTTGAGTAGATGGACACTCCTTGGGGTCCAGTAGCAATACCTACAATTCATACAATATGAAGTAATTGTCATGTAGGGATATTCAGTGAAGACTACTTTGTATATTTCCACGGCTAAAGATCTAGATTTCAAGGACAAGCACCCCAGACATAAGTTGTAGGTCCAGTATGTTCCAAAGTTGTTAAAGTGCAGAATCAAGGGTACAAAAGCAGCCTCTTTAAGGTTATCAATATCGAGACAAGCCAATTGCATCCCTAAAAGTATTTTTAGCCTTAAATTCGATCATAGCAGGGGCAGTCACTCACCTCATACTCTGCAAACCTAGTGGAGTCCTCCAGGTTCATCTCCTCCTTCCTTAGAGGAGAGTCACAGGTGGCCAGTGCCAAACAGCGGAGAGTGTCTCGCCCTGTGCCCCATTCCTTGATTACTGCCATGATGTGATCTTTGACCGGCCCAGTCAAGGGAAGGCGAGTGGTGCCCACGCGAACGTATGAACATCGCTCAATCACACCCTCAGGGGCACCCTGGGAGGACATTTAGAATGCAACATTATTTGCTTATTCTCTTAAGAGATTAGGTTAACAGGCATCTGACTTGCTAAGCTTCTATTCCAAGTATAATTGCAGCTTTTTCAGAATAGCAGCTCTATCAATGTTATGTCACTTACTTTGACAAACATCTTGTTTCCTACTGGGGCTTTTCCAGACTTTGCTGGAGAACAGTAGACTGACATTGACTTCCTGTCTCTGGAGAACTCCAGTGTGAACTCCTTCTTCATCAGCTGCTTAATCACCTGTCAGAGAAAAGTAGAAAATTAAAAGATCAATCGGACACACACTGCAGGTGAGAGAATTTTGTGAACTTACACTGCAGCAAGCATTGGCGCGTTCCACCCTGGACAGGCTACGCACTTCCGTGTTGAACACGTTCATCTTCTCCACCAGACAGCTGAGAGCTGTTTCAGTGGCCTCACCCACTTTCTCATAAATTCCCTTTGACTGCAAAGGAGAACGATGAGTTTAGTATATTTGATGTGTAAACGTCTGCCGTTTTGGTCTCTACCACTCGACCGACCTCGTTATAGTCAAGCGAGGAATCATTGCAAAGAGCGCAAATGGTGGCCAGCTCAACCAGTCCATCATACTGGCCACATTTGACACTCATCCCCCTCCTTGTCCTAAAGGGATCGCACAATTTTAGTTTTGTACTGTTCAGGAAATTGTCATCATTTTATCTAGTATGTTTAGATGTATACACTTACACTTCTCCCTCAGGGGTGTACTTTGAACCAGAGATGTCAAATTGACCGAGCGTGACATTGTCATTGTCCATTTTATCAATAATGAACATCTGTGAGGGAACAAGTCTTGCGTCAACTCTCTAGAAATGAATATTTCTCTCCTAGAAGCTTTATACTATATAAGAATTACATGTTTGAACCTACCTTAGTCACACACATCTGATTGGTGGTGAGGGTACCGGTTTTGTCAGAGCAGATGACTGAGGTGCATCCCAGGGTCTCTACAGAAGGCAGACTTCTGACGATGGCATTCTTCTTGGCCATGCGGCGCGTTCCCAAAGCCAGACAGGTGGTGATGACAGCAGGCAGACCTGGGAGAGTTAGATTCACATATTGGAACACAGTACTTGGGTATTAACTTCAATAATAAATCTACAGGTTATGTCTCCTGGATAATTGCAGAAAGTAAATTTCAAATTGCAGCACCTTTCTTGTGTTTTTCTTAATGTTGGACTTCAAACACAATTAAGTAGTGAGCAAACCAATACCTCATAGCTTAACCTTGTAGAGTAATGTGTTACATAACTCACGTCATGTAAAAATGGTGCCCACATTTAGTATTTAATAGGTCACCAGTTAAGGTATCGTATGTACACGCTGCTCGAGTTAAATTTTAGATATGATCATCTAAATAGGCAGGCAAATGGAATTCCTGGGGTTTACCTTCAGGGATGGCAGCCACAGCTAAAGCCACAGCAATCTTGAAATAGTAGATTGCACCACGGAACCACGAGCCACCATGGACTGGGTCATTAAAATGGCCAATGTTGATTATCCATACAGCCACGCAGATAAGGGAGATGACCTGGAGAAGACAGAGGAAAGTATGACAGATCAGTCAttgtaaattttaaacattaatTGGCCACAGGACTTATTGCCTGGTTGTTTTCATGTCTTGGTTGGGGCTCCCACCTTGGAAAGCTGCTCCCCAAACTCATCGAGTTTCTGCTGTAGAGGGGTCTTCTCCTGCTCAGTGGCAGCCATCTGGTCACGGATCTTCCCGATCTCAGTGGAGACGCCAGTCGCCACAGCGATGCCAGTGGCTTTTCCAGAAGCAATGTTGGTGCCCTAAGTGTAGGGTTTTtagccatgatttttttttggtttttacagCAGAGATTTTGGCATAATGAAGACATGCGGAATAATagagacaatggatggatggatagggaTGTTTCTATACTCTTGCAATTTATTATTCTTCCTTTTGATTGGATTGGTTCATGATTGCGGAAGTATCTGGCCGTTTCCCAGAAATGATTGTGAAACATGAGGGATGGTGTAAAGTAGACACTCACAGAGAACAACATGTTCTTCTTGTCCTGGTTGACAGCTCGAGGGTCCGGGACGGCATCAGTGTGCTTAATCACACTGACTGACTCACCTGGGAGACATGAGTGACCAGAGTATCAGTAAAACCTCtttataaaatgtgtcttatagaGAAACACCTACCAGTGAGAATGGACTGGTCCACACGCAGAGTGGTAGATTTGATGGAGATAATCCTGATGTCTGCTGGTACTTTGTCACCAACTACAAATACATGGAAATGCACAAAACCTCCCTATTAATAAAAACTTGTGATAATGGTTCATTTAAGAAAGTAGTGTATAGACTGATTGGGCATGCTGACGGTTTTTAGCAGAAGGACTATGTTGTCAGTACTGTCAGTGGCAGAAAAAGACTAAAGGAAGGATACAACAGGTATGATGTGGAACTTACCAGAGACCTCGACCACGTCACCAGGCACAATCTCCCTGGCCTTAATTCTCTGCACACTCTTCCTGTCCGCCCGGTAAACTTTACCCATCTCAGGCTCATATTCCTTCAGAGCCTCAATGGCGCTCTCTGCATTGCGCTCCTATGGAAAAAATATACCGACATCATTACAGTATAGTCACATACTGAATATACACTACTCTGctgatgcttttaaatccaggttgaaaaatgtttgtcatacctttgattaaggtcttttaaacagttttaatttaaataatgttttttttttccttttaattattattattaccggttattattatttttaaacttccttatgttaaatgtttttaaagtttgcttatAATGTTTTAACCAGAGGTGGGagcgtcaatgaattttgagcatcCATCATTCGTCAACACATCAACAGTCAGAACCATCTTGCGTCAACACATCAACAGTCAGAACCATCTTGAGTCATCCTGCGTCATCcgtcatcgtcaatccgtcacTATCTGAAGTTCAATGGCATTGTAATCAATATCCATCATTCACCATGCATCCGCGCACCACCATCATTGACAGACTTCCGTCATTGACAAACTGATGGACTTTCCCCTCACTCTATAACAGGTTCACGGCAAACTTCATACAATAAGCAATGACGCATTACTGACATCTAACTGTAGATACATCAAATTGTATAACACGCTtccaaaatatttgtttgtgaCACCACTTACTGTCATGGTTTCATGAAATACAATTCCAATTTCCaaacatattaaaaatacagttaCAGCGAGGAACATATCCAAGTAAAATGCAGGGTTTATAATTGTGAAGAAGTAAGTCATTGTGCATTTTAAACATGGTTTCAATTGAAATGCAATGTGCCAAATGGAGATCACTGATTGGCTATTTAGCTAGAAAATGCAAATCCATACAAAGAGCTCCACTGGGAGATGACGTCACGTCTACAGCATGGTAACCGtatccataaaataaaaaataaatagaacaaTGACCGAACGCCACTTTTTCTTCCTTGTTGTTTTGTTCTCATCTAATTTTTCGTCGTCTTCTCTTGGCAGATTACTGTAACACCTTGTTtggaaatgtgtatttttatttacttgcaatTTACGAATTTGTTTTGTGGATTGTTATTGTTAATACTTTTGGTTTTGTATTTCAGTTTCATAgtgaggtgttttgttttgtgtactgCGCATGTCATGATCCGAGagaagagtgagagagagagagggataaCTGAGCGAGCCTCCGAGAACAACGACATCTTAAGGTTTCATTACCTTATACGGGCGCTCAGCAAAAATCTGCACATTCACTATTCATTGAaagactgaaataaaataacttgcTCAAAAATCTCAGCCGAGACTGCAGGTGCTGTTAATATGAAGCTTAATTAATTggagtgtaaaaaaatatatatatactaaattGGCTTGGCTTGACATGGTCACGTCAGGGTCACGTCACATGGTGGCGACAGCCTGCCATCTGGCCACCGTTACTGTTGACGTGGAACCTTTGTCTCCATATAGTAAAGAATAAGATCATGACGGGCTCCAGGTGGGGGAGTGGAATCGTCACTTGCCGTTGGCGCGGGTttgctcctccgcctgggagatcccatgaggcttacatgaagtaagcttgtgtgtgagtggttactaaaaaaataaaaataaataaaaaataaaataaataaataaacaagatcATGACAATTAACTTTACTGtgtgactcgggtcatgcaggggtaatgtttgggtcttgactcatgtctggggttaagtttgagttcatgacctgttaagcttgggttcatgaccgtgaggtcaagtgtctgtgttgtactgatgtaacaagtgtctgcattgaactgatgtaaccatcatctggtttcaactggaaagacgctatgtgatgtcatgtcaggacttatgtgatgtcaatctttaatcctttacttagccacaaccaatccgatcgattcactgtctgtagtagcgttctgagaagtgtttgtcggattattgctttctgtccctctgtgcaactctctttgtatctcgtctagtcaagtttgttctacgcctctcgatgtgaataaatagttaaaacctaatttgtgtctgcgctttgggatccaaccttcagcacatgacatactgaaattttgatatattttttaaataaaatagggaAAAAATATACTCAGGCGGATTACTGGAAGGGAAACAAAATGTAACAACTGATTTGGATTGGCTGTCTAgcgcagccaatcacagtaatTGCCACCATCATCAATTTGCATAAAAAGCAAAATGACAGAAAAATCTCTTAATACTTAACCATTTTAATCAAAATCACtgctttttattactttaagtTTGTTCCTGCATGCGCCATGAATCTTTGGAGCAAGATTGTGTCAATTTACTATGTTTGACTTTATACAACCGTGACTGTGGACCACACTGCAAACAATGACATCCCAGTCATGTACCTTACTCATCACATTGCGAAAGAAATTATTATAAGCATCAGGTTGAGATGACTGGTTATCCATGTGACACAATGTAGGTAGGTTTAATTCATGTTTATTGCAAGACTGTAGTCCCTGTATAGTTcgtattcacaattctgcttgggATACAATGCACATGCAACTGGGTGAGTGTCTCTCattgatgattttatttatgGTCCGTCAGTGCTTAGTtcatcattattttaaaaattgccGTCAACATTCGTCAACAAAATGAACGTCCAGCATTGACGGACGGACCTTCCGTCAATGTTGACAAAACGCCCACCTCtggttttaacattgtcaatgcatgttctttttgtacatttttaacctacttttgttttctcttctgCAGTGttgttaactactgtgtttgttgatgcttctttccttgtgtaagcACGCGACATTCAGTTGCCTTcggcacaaacattaaattggcTGTGCTGAATGTGCGCTctcttttaa encodes:
- the atp2a1 gene encoding sarcoplasmic/endoplasmic reticulum calcium ATPase 1 isoform X4 — translated: MGSPRRRSKPAPTERNAESAIEALKEYEPEMGKVYRADRKSVQRIKAREIVPGDVVEVSVGDKVPADIRIISIKSTTLRVDQSILTGESVSVIKHTDAVPDPRAVNQDKKNMLFSGTNIASGKATGIAVATGVSTEIGKIRDQMAATEQEKTPLQQKLDEFGEQLSKVISLICVAVWIINIGHFNDPVHGGSWFRGAIYYFKIAVALAVAAIPEGLPAVITTCLALGTRRMAKKNAIVRSLPSVETLGCTSVICSDKTGTLTTNQMCVTKMFIIDKMDNDNVTLGQFDISGSKYTPEGEVTRRGMSVKCGQYDGLVELATICALCNDSSLDYNESKGIYEKVGEATETALSCLVEKMNVFNTEVRSLSRVERANACCSVIKQLMKKEFTLEFSRDRKSMSVYCSPAKSGKAPVGNKMFVKGAPEGVIERCSYVRVGTTRLPLTGPVKDHIMAVIKEWGTGRDTLRCLALATCDSPLRKEEMNLEDSTRFAEYETDLTFVGCVGMLDPPRKEVMSSIELCKAAGIRVIMITGDNKGTAVAICRRIGIFSEDEDVTGKAFTGREFDDLSSYDQKNAVRKACCFARVEPSHKSKIVEFLQGFDEITAMTGDGVNDAPALKKAEIGIAMGSGTAVAKSASEMVLADDNFSSIVSAVEEGRAIYNNMKQFIRYLISSNVGEVVCIFLTAALGLPEALIPVQLLWVNLVTDGLPATALGFNPPDLDIMGKAPRSPKEPLISGWLFFRYLAIGGYVGAATVAAAAWWFLYSEDGPLVSFHQLSHFMQCSDDNEDFAGIHCHVFEASPPMTMALSVLVTIEMCNALNSLSENQSLMRMPPWSNIWLVAAMTLSMSLHFMIIYVDPLPMIFKLTHLTVDQWIVVLKLSFPVILIDEILKFVARTYLEAKV
- the atp2a1 gene encoding sarcoplasmic/endoplasmic reticulum calcium ATPase 1 isoform X3; protein product: MENAHTKESEEVLAYFGVTEDKGLSPEQFKKNLDKFGYNGKSIWELVVEQFEDLLVRILLLAACISFVLAWFEEGEETVTAFVEPFVILLILIANAVVGVWQERNAESAIEALKEYEPEMGKVYRADRKSVQRIKAREIVPGDVVEVSVGDKVPADIRIISIKSTTLRVDQSILTGESVSVIKHTDAVPDPRAVNQDKKNMLFSGTNIASGKATGIAVATGVSTEIGKIRDQMAATEQEKTPLQQKLDEFGEQLSKVISLICVAVWIINIGHFNDPVHGGSWFRGAIYYFKIAVALAVAAIPEGLPAVITTCLALGTRRMAKKNAIVRSLPSVETLGCTSVICSDKTGTLTTNQMCVTKMFIIDKMDNDNVTLGQFDISGSKYTPEGEVTRRGMSVKCGQYDGLVELATICALCNDSSLDYNESKGIYEKVGEATETALSCLVEKMNVFNTEVRSLSRVERANACCSVIKQLMKKEFTLEFSRDRKSMSVYCSPAKSGKAPVGNKMFVKGAPEGVIERCSYVRVGTTRLPLTGPVKDHIMAVIKEWGTGRDTLRCLALATCDSPLRKEEMNLEDSTRFAEYETDLTFVGCVGMLDPPRKEVMSSIELCKAAGIRVIMITGDNKGTAVAICRRIGIFSEDEDVTGKAFTGREFDDLSSYDQKNAVRKACCFARVEPSHKSKIVEFLQGFDEITAMTGDGVNDAPALKKAEIGIAMGSGTAVAKSASEMVLADDNFSSIVSAVEEGRAIYNNMKQFIRYLISSNVGEVVCIFLTAALGLPEALIPVQLLWVNLVTDGLPATALGFNPPDLDIMGKAPRSPKEPLISGWLFFRYLAIGGYVGAATVAAAAWWFLYSEDGPLVSFHQLSHFMQCSDDNEDFAGIHCHVFEASPPMTMALSVLVTIEMCNALNSLSENQSLMRMPPWSNIWLVAAMTLSMSLHFMIIYVDPLPMIFKLTHLTVDQWIVVLKLSFPVILIDEILKFVARTYLEAKV